From the Streptomyces nodosus genome, the window TGTTCCATCCCTTCGGGGATGCCCGAGCCTGTGAGGGCAGCGACACGATGTTACCGAAAGTGATCTCGGCCGGAGGTGTACCGATCCCCGCCGACGCTGCGGACGTTCACTACGTCACCAAGAACGGCAGCGCCCAGGTCTCCTTCCTGAGCAAGCAGATGCCGGACTACCTGCACCGCGCGGGGCTCCTCCCGGAGGGGGCCTCCCTGTTCGACAAGAAATACAGCAGTGCCTACGGGCTCGCCCAGGACGACGGCGAACTTCCCGAGGGACTGTGCGGGCCGGCGCTCAAAGGACCTGCCTGGAGCTACTACCGCACGGGGCCCGGCGGGGGCGTCGACATCCTGGTCGAACGTTCCCCCTTCGGCTTCGACACCTTCCGCGCCCCAGCGCGCGTCATCGCCACCTTCGACATCCGCTGAGCGAAAGAGGCCGGATGGTACGGCGGGAGCGGTCGAAGCGGCCGCCACGTGGGCAAGTGGGCCGAGGCGCTGCTCTGCGCGCGCCCAGGGCCAGTGGCGGCATGGCCGGTTCAACCAGCGTCCCGCTCACGGGATCTGCGCCGCTTCGGTCGACGACGTATGTCGTTGAGGACCGCGTCTGCAACCGCGATCACGGTCATCACCAGCATGAGGGCGGAACCGATCCGTAGCAGCCCCTCGCCGTATAGGGCCTGGTGGCCGAACCAAGCCATGGCGAGGCAGGTCATCAGGCCGTTGCCAAGCCTCCTAAGCCGCGGGTCCATTGCGCACTCCCGAGTCAGGTACGCCCGCGAGCCGGGCCTGCCGAGTGTGGCATGGGCCTGCTCGGGCGCCGTGAGCGACCGCCAGCATTGAGGTCCCCCGTGCGCGCCGAACGCCCCGGGGCGTTCGTGCTGTTCCGTCATGGAGCCCCCTGTCGGATTCGAACCGACGGCCTTCGCTTCACACGTTCCCCCCGCAGAATCCGAGTTCAGGTCCTCGGGCCTCAGTCCCGGCCTACGGAGTGTGCGTATGCCTTCCGCGGTACGGCGCCGTGCACGCCTGTTGCCGTCAACGACTGCCGTCAGATTTACAGCGGGCTCCGCCCACGCCCTGCGACCTGTGCTTTCCCTGATAGCAGGCACTGCCGGGGGGACACCTGGGGAAAACGAGTCGGCCAACGGGCGCGCTCAGTGCTCTACTACGAGTGCGGGGTGGTGGCGCCGCATCGCGTCCAGGATCGCCTCAGGCGGCACCGGCAAGGTGTTTGTGGTCATGTTGGCCGGACCAAAGCCGAGTCGTGCGTTCATGGACGCAGTACTGCGGACGAGCTTGGGTGCTCGAGCCAGATAGGCGTCCGGGTCGTGCAGCACTAGCTCAATGAACCGCTGCGAGGTGTTACGCACCCGCTGCTCGCGTATCCGCACGGCGGCTATCTCGTCCCAGCCGAACCGGCCCAGCCTCGCGTGGTCCACTCCCGCGTCGTCCAGCACCAGCTCCGGTCGGCCGTGGCGGAGCAGGCGCTGGACGATGCTCACCGAGCAGAACCCGAAGAAGGGCACGACCAGCGCCCCCGCCACAGTCATCGTCACGGTGCTGTGGGCGACCAGGAAAACGATGCCCAGAGCAACGAAGACCAGAGAGCCGGCCAGCATGGCCCACACACGCCCCTTGGCGAGCGGGTAGACCGTCGGGGGCAATGGAACGCCGTTTCTGGTCACGGGCTCAGACGATAGGACCAGAGCCCTCGTCGGCGGAAGCCTTTTCGCGGACCGTCCAGCACCCCG encodes:
- a CDS encoding STM3941 family protein; the protein is MTRNGVPLPPTVYPLAKGRVWAMLAGSLVFVALGIVFLVAHSTVTMTVAGALVVPFFGFCSVSIVQRLLRHGRPELVLDDAGVDHARLGRFGWDEIAAVRIREQRVRNTSQRFIELVLHDPDAYLARAPKLVRSTASMNARLGFGPANMTTNTLPVPPEAILDAMRRHHPALVVEH